In a single window of the Nicotiana tomentosiformis chromosome 10, ASM39032v3, whole genome shotgun sequence genome:
- the LOC138899850 gene encoding uncharacterized protein has product MRLPLPRCAQCGKQYVGQCLVGLGVCYTCGYPDHVMRDGPTRGGAGTVQPEGFVAGSSSSVRALGRDSQTPISRGRGRGGASRSSGPQNRIYALAAPLTKLTQKAVEFQWTDFCERNFNLLENRLNSASVLTLPEVTDGYAIYCVTSGVGLGCVLMPQGDTEVTIRDIAKSSLVTEVKEHKYEDPLLAYYRDTTSQKEKMPFEITEDGISYEEAPIAILDRQIRRLRTKDVASVKILWRNKNMEEMTWEAEEDMKTS; this is encoded by the exons ATGAGACTGCctttgccacgatgtgctcagtgtggtaagcagtaTGTCGGGCAGTGCCTTGTGGGGttaggtgtttgttatacttgtggttatccagacCATGTTATGAGAGATGGTCCAACCAGAGGTGGTGCAGGTACAGTTCAACCAGAGGGATTTGTAGCTGGTTCATCATCATCAGTACGCGCCCTTGGGCGAGATTCACAGACACCAATCAGTCGTGGTAGAGGAAGAGGTGGAGCATCTAGGTCGAGTggtcctcagaaccgcatttatgcattagcag caccattgacaaagttgactcagaaggcagttgagtttcagtggactgatttTTGTGAGCGAAATTTCAATCTGTTAGAGAACAGATTGAATTCAGCATCGGTTTTGACACTCCCAGAAgtaaccgatggttatgctatctattgtgtcacttcgggcgttggattgggttgtgtattgatgccgCAAG gtgataccgaaGTTACTATTCGGGACATAGCAaaatcctctttagtaactgaagtgaaggaacacaAGTACGAGGATCCTTTGTTAGCTTATTACAGAGATACAACCTCTCAGAAAGAGAAGAtgccatttgagattacagaagatggg atatcatatgaggaagctcccattgctatactagatagacagattcggagattgaggactaaagatGTAGCTTCCGTTAAAATACTTTGGAGGAATAAGAAtatggaggagatgacttgggaagctgaagaagatatGAAGACTAG ttaa